A DNA window from Trypanosoma brucei brucei TREU927 chromosome 11 chr11_scaffold01 genomic scaffold, whole genome shotgun sequence contains the following coding sequences:
- a CDS encoding replication factor A 51kDa subunit, producing MQQPSQQQIQPIDSLSPFLGGKWWIRARVTDKSEIRTWNKPTSQGKLFSFTLIDESASIRATVFNEAVDMFNPLIVNGQVYYFSGGQVKNANRKFSNVNNDYELSFDNTCQISAARDVVSSSIPLQRYNFVPIAILKQREVGSLVDVLAVVLNVEELGTIVQRSTGRELVRRTVKVADSTAGIDVTLWNENAKEWPHQPGTVLAMRQLKVGSFDGVTLSTTMQSSFDVNPNIPDVKKLREWFESTGGRDVSSLSMQGNNALGLASSGETYRGYKYIDDITTEGLGKGPKPDYIDLRCVPVYLKQDTQWYDACPQCNKKVMLEGAMGDRFRCEKCDQSIVPTQRYLVSIQVTDNVSQVWLTLFNESGAEFFGMTAPELKRRQEEDPMFVTKVAQMRMNRPVLMRLRVKEEGLGGNEDSERVRLNVVRITEFMPLDTVTEDKRQAMAAQLRQECDEMIKCINAYL from the coding sequence ATGCAGCAGCCATCACAACAACAGATTCAACCAATCGATTCCTTGTCGCCATTCCTTGGCGGCAAGTGGTGGATTCGCGCTCGCGTGACGGACAAGTCTGAAATACGAACGTGGAATAAACCAACCTCACAGGGGaagctgttttcttttacgcTCATTGACGAGTCTGCTTCTATCCGAGCGACGGTATTCAATGAGGCCGTCGACATGTTCAATCCCCTCATAGTGAACGGACAGGTTTACTACTTTAGTGGGGGTCAGGTAAAAAATGCCAACCGTAAGTTCAGTAATGTGAATAATGACTACGAGTTGAGCTTTGACAACACCTGTCAAATATCAGCAGCAAGGGATGTCGTTAGCTCGTCGATTCCCCTACAGCGGTATAACTTTGTGCCAATTGCCATCCTCAAGCAACGAGAAGTCGGTTCTTTAGTCGACGTGCTGGCTGTTGTGTTGAATGTGGAGGAATTGGGCACCATCGTACAGAGATCAACTGGTCGTGAGTTGGTCAGACGCACCGTGAAGGTTGCCGATTCCACCGCGGGGATTGACGTCACCCTGTGGAACGAAAACGCCAAAGAGTGGCCACATCAACCTGGCACCGTACTGGCAATGCGGCAACTTAAGGTGGGGAGTTTTGATGGTGTAACGCTCTCCACAACAATGCAGTCATCGTTTGATGTTAATCCAAACATCCCTGACGTGAAGAAGCTTCGTGAATGGTTTGAATCTACGGGTGGACGGGACGTCAGTTCACTTTCAATGCAGGGAAATAATGCTTTGGGGCTCGCGAGCAGTGGAGAAACCTACCGCGGCTACAAGTACATTGATGACATAACGACTGAGGGGCTCGGAAAAGGCCCGAAGCCGGACTACATCGATTTGCGTTGCGTTCCTGTTTACCTCAAACAGGATACACAGTGGTACGATGCCTGTCCACAATGCAACAAGAAAGTGATGCTCGAAGGGGCAATGGGTGATCGCTTCCGTTGTGAGAAATGTGACCAATCTATTGTACCAACACAACGGTACTTGGTGTCTATTCAAGTCACAGATAACGTTTCGCAGGTGTGGCTCACGCTCTTTAATGAGTCGGGAGCCGAGTTCTTTGGCATGACGGCTCCTGAACTAAAAAGACGTCAGGAGGAGGATCCCATGTTTGTGACAAAAGTGGCCCAGATGCGCATGAACCGTCCTGTGCTCATGCGTCTTCGTGTGAAGGAGGAGGGTCTCGGTGGCAATGAAGATTCGGAAAGGGTGCGCTTAAATGTTGTGCGCATTACGGAGTTTATGCCGCTGGACACCGTGACGGAGGATAAGCGACAAGCCATGGCGGCACAACTGCGGCAGGAGTGCGACGAAATGATTAAATGCATTAATGCCTACTTGTAA